The Stegostoma tigrinum isolate sSteTig4 chromosome 38, sSteTig4.hap1, whole genome shotgun sequence genome contains a region encoding:
- the LOC125447024 gene encoding ferritin heavy chain-like: protein MATAVRPLNQQEQRDNKMRNIRFCVLTWAQSNLIFLLFSTYFDRDDVALRQFAEFFMEQSHEEWEHAEKLMAFQNKRGGRVLLQDIQIRFRDEWGSGLEAMQRALQMEKDVNQSLLDLHKLTSYHINPHLCDFLERHYLDEQVKMIKKLGDHITNLKRLGAPDNGMGEYLFDRLTLSPVGFVHFMPEMDNLYE from the exons ATGGCCACAGCTGTTAGACCACTAAATCAACAGGAGcaaagagataataaaat GAGGAACATTAGATTCTGTGTTTTAACTTGGGCACAGTCTAACCTGATTTTTCTCCTCTTCTCtacttactttgaccgggatgatgttgccctgcgtcaatttgctgagttcttcatggagcagtcccatgaggaatgggaacacgctgagaaactgatggcattccagaataaacgtggaggccgAGTCCTCCTGCAGGATATCCAGATTAGATTCAGG gatgagtggggcagtggtctggaggcaatgcagagagctctgcagatggagaaggatgtgaaccagagtctgctggatctacACAAACTCACCTCTTACCACATCAACCCTCAT ctgtgtgacttcctggagaggcactacttggatgagcaagtgaagatgatcaagaagctgggagatcacatcaccaacctgaagagactgggagcccctgacaatggcatgggagagtacctgtttgacaggctcaccctAAGCCCAGTGGGTTTTGTCCATTTCATGCCTGAAATGGACAACTTGTATGAATGA
- the LOC125447085 gene encoding ferritin, heavy subunit-like, which translates to MASQVCQNYHKDCEDAVNKQINLELCSSYVYLSMFSYFDRDDVALRHFAEFFKEQSHEEWEHAEKMMAFQNKRGGRVLLQDIKKSKQDEWGNGLEAMQRALQMEKDVNQSLLDLHKLASGHTNPHLCDFVERHYLDEQVKMIKKLGDHITNLKRLGAPANGMGEYLFDRLTLG; encoded by the exons ATGGcctcccaagtgtgtcagaactaccacaaggactgtgaggatgctgttaacaagcagatcaacctggagctctgttcttcctatgtttacctctccatg ttctcttactttgaccgggatgatgttgccctgcgtcactttgctgagttcttcaaggagcagtcccacgAGGAATGGGAACATGCTGAGAAaatgatggcattccagaataaacgtggaggcagggtcctcctgcaggacattaaG AAGTCaaagcaggatgagtggggcaatggtctggaggcaatgcagagagctctgcagatggagaaggatgtgaaccagagtctgctggatctgcacaaactcgccTCTGGCCACACGAACCCTCAT ctgtgtgacttcgtggagaggcactacttggatgagcaagtgaagatgatcaagaagctgggagatcacatcaccaacctgaagagactgggagcccctgccaatggcatgggagagtacctgtttgacaggctcacactcgGCTGA
- the LOC125447025 gene encoding ferritin heavy chain A-like, which yields MASQVCQNYHKDCEAAVNKQINLELYSSYVYLSMFSHFDQDDVALRHFADFFKEQSHEEWEHAEKLLAFQNKRGGRVLLQDIKKPEHDEWGSGLDAMQTALQMEKDVNQSLLDLHKLASGNTDRHFSYFDRDDVALHHFAQFFKEQSHEEREHAARLIAFQNKRGGRVLLQDIKKPEQDEWGNGLEAMQRALQMEKDVNQSLLDLHKLASGHTDPHLCDFLERHYLDEQVKMIKKLGDHITNLKRLGAPANGMGEYLFDRLTLS from the exons ATGGcctcccaagtgtgtcagaactaccacaaggactgtgaggctgctgttaacaagcagatcaacctggagctctattcctcctatgtttacctctccatg TTCTCTCACTTTGAccaggatgatgttgccctgcgtcactttgctgatttcttcaaggagcagtcccatgaggaatgggaacatgctgagaaacttctggcattccagaataaacgtggaggccgtgtcctcctgcaggacatcaag aagccagagcatgATGAGTGGGGCAGTGGTCTGGATGCAATGCAGacagctctgcagatggagaaggatgtgaaccagagtctgctggatctgcacaaactcgccTCTGGCAACACTGACCGTCAT ttctcttactttgaccgggatgatgttgccctgcatcactttgctcagttcttcaaggagcagtcccatgaggaacgggAACATGCTGCGAGACTGAttgcattccagaataaacgtggaggccgagtcctcctgcaggacatcaag aagccagagcaggatgagtggggcaatggtctggaggcaatgcagagagctctgcagatggagaaggatgtgaaccagagtctgctggatctgcacaaactcgccTCTGGCCACACGGACCCTCAT ctgtgtgacttcctggagaggcactacttggatgagcaagtgaagatgatcaagaagctgggagatcacatcaccaacctgaagagactgggagcccctgccaatggcatgggagagtacctgtttgacaggctcacactcagctga